The following proteins come from a genomic window of Candidatus Bathyarchaeia archaeon:
- a CDS encoding type II toxin-antitoxin system RelE/ParE family toxin has product MFQIILSQRARKSIEKLPEHYKRRIIELLLIFRENPVPAEYYDVKKIKGYTDTYRVRIGDIRVIYEILWNLNKVHVLLVEWRERAYP; this is encoded by the coding sequence ATGTTTCAGATAATCTTATCTCAGAGAGCTAGAAAATCCATCGAGAAACTCCCTGAGCACTATAAAAGAAGGATTATTGAGCTGCTCTTAATTTTTCGTGAGAATCCGGTTCCAGCTGAATATTACGACGTCAAAAAGATCAAAGGATACACAGACACTTATAGGGTTAGAATCGGCGACATTCGAGTGATCTACGAAATATTATGGAACCTTAATAAGGTTCATGTATTATTGGTTGAATGGAGAGAAAGAGCCTACCCTTAA
- a CDS encoding inositol-3-phosphate synthase, with protein sequence MVIRVAIAGIGNCASALVQGVEYYKDARDDEVVPGLMHVNFGGYHVRDIEFVAAFDVNKLKIGKDLSEAIFTEPNCCAVFVENMPKLGVKVLPGPILDGVGPHMKDAFKVYSEEEYEPVDVASVLKEVDADMLVNFLPVGSYHATRYYAEAALKAGCAFVNCIPEFIASDKEWATRFEMAKLPIAGDDVKSQLGATILHRALINLFVERGVAIDETYQLNIGGNTDFLNMTLEERLKTKRISKTKAVTSLISYDVPTRIGPSDYVPFLKDKKICYIYIKGRNFGNQPIRVSLKLEVEDSPNSAGMVIDVIRAVKIAQDRGISGPLISISAYAFKHPPVQVDDHIARKWVEEFIEGKRER encoded by the coding sequence ATGGTTATCAGAGTCGCTATAGCTGGTATTGGTAATTGCGCTTCGGCACTAGTTCAAGGTGTAGAGTACTATAAGGATGCTAGAGATGATGAAGTCGTTCCAGGGCTAATGCATGTGAACTTCGGTGGATATCATGTCAGAGACATAGAATTTGTTGCAGCCTTCGACGTTAATAAGTTGAAGATCGGAAAGGATTTAAGTGAAGCGATCTTCACCGAGCCAAACTGCTGCGCAGTATTCGTTGAAAATATGCCAAAACTGGGCGTTAAAGTTCTTCCAGGACCAATCCTTGATGGCGTTGGCCCGCATATGAAGGATGCGTTCAAAGTATATTCGGAGGAAGAATACGAGCCTGTAGATGTTGCTTCAGTCCTTAAAGAAGTAGACGCTGATATGCTCGTAAACTTCCTGCCAGTTGGCAGCTATCATGCTACCCGCTATTACGCTGAGGCGGCACTTAAGGCTGGATGCGCCTTTGTCAACTGTATACCAGAGTTTATCGCGAGTGATAAAGAGTGGGCTACTAGATTCGAGATGGCTAAGTTACCTATTGCTGGTGACGATGTTAAGAGCCAGCTTGGCGCAACTATCCTGCATAGAGCCCTCATTAACCTGTTTGTCGAAAGGGGCGTTGCAATCGATGAAACCTATCAGCTAAATATTGGCGGAAACACTGACTTCCTAAATATGACCCTTGAGGAGAGATTGAAGACTAAGAGGATAAGTAAGACCAAAGCTGTAACGAGCCTCATTTCATATGATGTGCCAACTAGAATTGGTCCGTCAGATTACGTTCCATTCCTTAAGGATAAAAAGATATGTTATATTTATATTAAAGGGAGGAATTTTGGGAATCAGCCTATCAGGGTTTCGCTGAAACTTGAGGTTGAGGATTCACCAAATAGTGCAGGTATGGTTATAGACGTTATAAGGGCCGTTAAGATAGCGCAAGATAGGGGTATATCTGGACCATTAATTAGTATATCAGCATACGCCTTTAAACATCCACCAGTTCAAGTCGATGATCATATTGCTCGTAAATGGGTTGAGGAATTCATTGAAGGTAAAAGGGAGCGCTAA
- a CDS encoding sugar phosphate nucleotidyltransferase: MKALIIAAGCGERLKPFTLTEPKPLMPLLGSRIIERIIVSIRNAGISEVVIVIGYLGKKIMDFLGDGSKYGVKIRFVENKFWRLGNGVSVYVARRKIRGRFLLLMADHVFDPKVLSMLKDFSSNVAADECVLCVDTRMKYVFDMDDATKVKIVNGRIVDIGKDLEDFNGIDMGIFLCSPIIFETLKDNIRRGLYTLTDAVKELARQGKMKPLIIDEEELFWIDIDTFKALEIAAALLEMKSTLEKFRESPYAPPIDNLDI; the protein is encoded by the coding sequence TTGAAGGCCCTTATAATTGCTGCTGGCTGTGGAGAAAGATTAAAGCCGTTTACGCTTACTGAACCTAAGCCTTTAATGCCGCTTTTAGGCTCAAGAATAATTGAGAGAATTATAGTCTCCATAAGAAATGCTGGAATAAGTGAAGTTGTAATAGTTATAGGTTACTTGGGTAAAAAGATAATGGATTTTCTTGGCGACGGGTCAAAATACGGTGTAAAAATAAGATTTGTGGAGAATAAGTTTTGGAGGCTGGGTAATGGTGTCTCCGTATATGTGGCTCGGAGAAAAATTAGGGGAAGATTCCTGCTCCTTATGGCAGATCACGTTTTCGATCCAAAGGTTTTATCTATGCTAAAAGATTTTAGTAGCAATGTTGCCGCTGATGAATGTGTGCTTTGCGTTGATACTAGAATGAAATATGTTTTTGACATGGATGATGCTACGAAAGTTAAAATCGTTAATGGTAGAATCGTTGATATAGGGAAGGATTTAGAAGATTTTAATGGAATAGATATGGGCATTTTTCTATGCTCACCCATAATCTTTGAGACTTTAAAAGATAATATTAGAAGGGGACTTTATACCTTAACCGATGCTGTTAAAGAATTAGCAAGACAGGGTAAAATGAAACCCCTCATTATTGATGAGGAGGAGTTATTTTGGATCGATATAGATACATTTAAGGCTCTGGAGATAGCTGCGGCTCTTTTAGAGATGAAATCTACGCTGGAAAAATTTAGAGAAAGCCCCTATGCCCCTCCTATTGACAACCTAGATATTTAG
- a CDS encoding CDP-alcohol phosphatidyltransferase family protein → MFEKEKGPSDFLAYYIHRPIENFIVQKLINTRITPNQLTIATNIVAYIVAILYFSGYLLPGSILSFVVGLMDGLDGKLARARKQTTRLGKMEHAFDLLFEFSWLIALALFLYRESGESLSLLLCLFSILLISFYRCCYDIFGRTMGISLDIYGDFEKVFRRIAGRRNLYNIHILLGVLFNVPLYALASIMIHAAITSIIYAWRAMKHLHKADTMDSHLKKSI, encoded by the coding sequence ATGTTTGAGAAAGAGAAGGGCCCATCAGATTTTTTAGCATACTATATTCATAGACCTATAGAAAATTTCATTGTGCAAAAGCTGATAAATACAAGGATAACCCCCAACCAATTAACTATAGCGACTAATATTGTCGCCTATATCGTCGCCATACTTTACTTTTCGGGCTATCTTCTCCCTGGCTCGATTTTAAGCTTTGTTGTCGGATTAATGGATGGATTAGACGGTAAGCTTGCGAGGGCAAGGAAACAGACGACAAGACTTGGCAAAATGGAGCACGCCTTTGACCTACTTTTTGAATTCTCGTGGCTAATAGCATTAGCGCTCTTCTTATACAGAGAATCTGGGGAATCTCTATCTCTTTTACTCTGCTTATTCTCGATCCTCCTAATATCATTTTATCGATGCTGTTACGATATATTCGGCAGAACCATGGGCATAAGTCTAGACATATATGGAGATTTTGAGAAAGTCTTCAGAAGAATTGCTGGAAGGAGAAACTTGTATAATATTCACATACTTTTAGGGGTGCTTTTTAATGTGCCATTATATGCGTTAGCAAGCATAATGATCCACGCTGCCATAACATCTATAATATATGCCTGGAGAGCAATGAAACACCTACATAAAGCGGACACGATGGATTCTCATCTCAAGAAGTCTATATAG
- a CDS encoding ArsR family transcriptional regulator, with translation MQSDELIVKGEDALKIAEILTSTSLKILQILSKESLDVSSIAERLGLSEAYVSEQIQLLEETGLIKANYQRGKRGVRKICRASVSKITIIIEL, from the coding sequence TTGCAGTCAGATGAGCTTATAGTGAAAGGTGAGGATGCTTTAAAGATAGCTGAAATTTTAACTTCAACAAGCCTAAAAATATTGCAGATACTTTCCAAAGAGAGTTTGGATGTTTCATCAATAGCTGAGAGGTTGGGTTTAAGCGAGGCTTATGTAAGTGAGCAGATACAGCTCCTTGAGGAGACTGGATTAATCAAAGCGAATTATCAGAGGGGCAAAAGAGGTGTAAGAAAAATTTGCAGAGCATCTGTATCGAAAATCACAATAATAATTGAGCTTTGA
- a CDS encoding site-specific integrase, translated as MPSEDEIDQLIAGCSKRVATFLQLLKETGARSGEAWHLKWSDIDSATRTVRIRPEKGSKPRILPISQKLLEMLNSLPMDKGEWVFSKPQERLKHFANHFRRQRNRLARKLKNPMLTKITFHTLRHWKATMEYHKTRDIVHVMQILGHKNIKNTLIYVQLEEALFRDAKEYVSKTAKTVGETCALVEAGFEYVCEVDGVKIFRKPKY; from the coding sequence ATTCCAAGTGAGGATGAGATCGATCAGTTAATAGCTGGATGCAGCAAGAGGGTGGCAACCTTCCTTCAGCTCCTAAAGGAAACGGGGGCGCGTTCAGGGGAAGCTTGGCACTTAAAATGGAGCGATATAGACTCAGCTACTAGAACTGTGAGAATCCGCCCTGAAAAGGGGAGTAAACCACGTATACTTCCAATAAGCCAAAAGCTCCTCGAAATGCTTAACAGCCTACCTATGGATAAAGGCGAGTGGGTTTTCTCTAAACCGCAAGAACGCCTGAAACACTTCGCTAACCACTTTAGGAGGCAGCGTAATCGCCTTGCGCGTAAACTAAAGAACCCCATGCTGACTAAAATAACCTTCCATACTCTGCGCCACTGGAAGGCAACCATGGAATACCATAAGACAAGAGATATTGTACATGTCATGCAGATACTAGGCCATAAAAACATTAAGAACACGCTTATCTACGTGCAGCTTGAGGAGGCGTTATTCAGGGATGCTAAAGAATATGTTTCCAAAACCGCTAAGACCGTTGGGGAGACATGCGCTTTAGTAGAAGCCGGCTTCGAGTATGTCTGCGAGGTTGACGGCGTCAAAATCTTCAGAAAACCAAAGTATTAA
- a CDS encoding ADP-ribosylglycohydrolase family protein has translation MRVEDFRQIVRDEMVQRREEGCDVTGVEEKASRIEDITLSELKALLEALEVCPLKPDFPYREPSDLPGIMAERPRKLEKISVRLSDEDLFDKIYGGWLGRCAGCLLGKPVEGFTRKQIEVWLNIAGEYPLRDYFPPISSLPEEAPEWLRDRLLYIDRMFKKTGIGVLRGQISRMARDDDIDYTIINLYILENYGMSFTAMNVGETWLHLLPYLQVYTAERAAYRNLVNGLQPPETATYMNPYREWIGAQIRADMWGYVAPGNPDLAASLAYRDASLSHVKNGIYGEMFVSAMISAAFTTSDIEEVVETGLSAIPGKSRLAEAVRDVLAWSKEYADWRDTWSRIFEKYGHYHPVHTINNAAIVVMGLLYGKGDYEKSITISVMGGLDTDCNGATTGSIMGVILGARNLPEKWIKPLNDTVESYVIGYNNSRIMHLANRTFKIAKKILG, from the coding sequence ATGCGGGTTGAAGATTTTAGACAGATTGTGAGAGATGAAATGGTTCAGAGGAGGGAGGAAGGCTGCGATGTTACGGGGGTTGAGGAGAAGGCTTCAAGGATCGAAGATATAACTTTATCCGAGTTAAAGGCTCTTCTTGAGGCTTTGGAGGTATGCCCGCTTAAACCGGATTTCCCATATAGGGAGCCTTCTGATCTACCAGGCATAATGGCTGAACGGCCGAGGAAGCTTGAGAAAATAAGCGTTAGGCTTTCTGACGAGGATTTATTCGATAAGATTTATGGTGGATGGCTTGGCCGCTGCGCGGGCTGCCTCCTTGGGAAGCCCGTTGAGGGCTTCACCCGGAAGCAGATTGAGGTTTGGCTAAATATCGCCGGGGAGTATCCGCTAAGAGATTATTTTCCACCCATATCGAGTCTGCCTGAAGAAGCGCCTGAATGGTTGAGGGATAGGCTCCTCTACATCGACAGAATGTTTAAGAAGACTGGCATAGGCGTTTTACGCGGCCAGATAAGCCGTATGGCCCGCGACGACGACATAGACTACACGATAATTAACCTATATATCTTGGAGAATTATGGGATGAGCTTTACAGCGATGAATGTTGGTGAGACATGGCTGCATTTACTCCCATACCTTCAGGTTTACACGGCTGAAAGAGCAGCCTATAGAAACCTAGTTAATGGTTTACAGCCACCCGAGACAGCCACATATATGAATCCTTATAGGGAGTGGATCGGCGCCCAGATAAGGGCTGATATGTGGGGCTATGTGGCTCCAGGCAACCCGGATCTGGCCGCCAGCCTAGCCTACAGGGATGCAAGCCTCTCACATGTAAAGAACGGCATATACGGCGAGATGTTTGTCAGCGCCATGATAAGCGCAGCCTTCACGACGAGCGATATAGAAGAGGTTGTTGAAACGGGTTTATCGGCGATTCCCGGAAAGTCTAGGCTCGCCGAGGCTGTTAGGGATGTTTTAGCGTGGAGCAAGGAGTATGCTGACTGGAGGGATACGTGGAGCAGGATATTCGAGAAGTATGGGCATTATCATCCCGTTCACACGATAAATAATGCTGCTATAGTTGTTATGGGTCTATTATATGGAAAGGGAGACTACGAGAAAAGTATAACGATAAGCGTCATGGGAGGATTAGATACCGATTGCAACGGCGCAACCACGGGCTCAATAATGGGCGTCATCCTAGGCGCAAGAAACCTTCCGGAAAAATGGATAAAGCCATTAAACGATACCGTGGAGAGCTATGTCATAGGATACAATAATAGTAGGATCATGCATCTAGCCAACCGGACATTTAAAATAGCTAAGAAAATCTTAGGGTAA
- a CDS encoding ATPase, T2SS/T4P/T4SS family, with translation MFLHLREVETVYLPDIIAVESGLLSRLMLEGRIDGRVLIHSSIIEYIEQRALKGDFRGVRELERARKIAEERGIPFELLNGGSGSSPKEALRELALKTGSTLITADYVSAMIARALGIKTLYDKVQAGVGLIDLFKGADVMSVHLKENLPPRVKRGVPGKWVFEAISDRALSRDEIESLVHEILDKARAGEGFIETSTEGSTIVQLGVYRIVITKPPFSDGLEVTVVKPIVHMSLDDYNLPPKLLKRLERQAEGILIAGAPGMGKTTFAQALAEFYLSMGRIVKTIEAPRDLQLPDEVTQYSKVSGTSQEIHDVLLLSRPDHTIFDEMRDTEDFKIYTDLRLAGVGMVGVVHATTAIDAIQRFIGRVELGVIPSVIDTVIFIRNGGVEKVYSVENVVKIPHGLRDADLARPVVVIKDFLTDEPEYEMYVFGEKTFVIPVKHKTPKEKAISNSVGPLLEKYTQNYSIEADGDTLTIHVPREFYQVVSRKCQKKLERIGRKAGFTKISIEIT, from the coding sequence ATGTTTCTCCACTTGAGAGAAGTGGAAACCGTGTATCTTCCAGACATAATAGCTGTGGAAAGCGGGCTGCTTAGTAGGCTTATGCTAGAGGGGAGAATAGATGGTAGGGTTCTCATCCACAGCTCCATAATCGAATATATTGAGCAGAGGGCTTTAAAAGGGGACTTTAGAGGCGTTAGGGAGCTTGAAAGGGCACGCAAAATAGCGGAGGAAAGGGGTATCCCATTCGAACTTTTAAATGGGGGCTCAGGTTCAAGTCCGAAAGAGGCTTTAAGGGAGCTAGCCCTCAAAACAGGCTCAACCCTAATTACTGCTGATTACGTTTCAGCCATGATCGCTAGGGCTTTAGGCATCAAAACCCTATACGATAAAGTTCAGGCTGGAGTTGGTCTCATAGACCTCTTTAAAGGGGCAGACGTCATGTCCGTCCACCTAAAGGAGAACCTGCCCCCCAGGGTTAAGAGAGGGGTGCCGGGCAAATGGGTTTTCGAGGCCATTAGTGACAGAGCCTTAAGTAGAGATGAAATTGAAAGCCTTGTTCACGAAATCCTTGATAAAGCTAGGGCTGGAGAGGGCTTCATAGAGACGAGCACTGAGGGCTCAACGATAGTTCAATTGGGCGTCTACAGGATAGTGATAACTAAACCACCCTTCAGCGATGGCTTAGAGGTCACAGTCGTGAAGCCCATAGTTCACATGTCTCTTGATGACTACAACCTGCCGCCAAAGCTCCTTAAGAGGCTTGAAAGACAGGCCGAGGGCATACTGATAGCTGGCGCCCCAGGTATGGGTAAGACAACTTTCGCCCAAGCCCTAGCCGAGTTCTACTTAAGCATGGGCAGAATAGTTAAGACCATTGAGGCCCCAAGAGACCTCCAGCTACCCGACGAGGTCACCCAGTACTCAAAGGTTAGCGGGACCTCGCAGGAAATCCATGATGTTCTGCTTCTAAGCAGGCCTGACCATACAATATTCGATGAGATGAGAGACACCGAAGACTTTAAGATATACACTGATCTAAGGCTCGCGGGTGTAGGTATGGTTGGCGTCGTCCACGCAACCACGGCTATAGACGCTATCCAACGCTTCATAGGCAGGGTTGAGCTGGGCGTAATACCCTCAGTAATAGATACAGTCATATTCATAAGGAACGGTGGGGTTGAGAAGGTTTACAGCGTTGAGAATGTGGTTAAGATCCCCCACGGCCTCAGAGACGCAGACCTAGCTAGACCAGTCGTTGTAATAAAAGATTTCTTAACTGATGAACCCGAATACGAGATGTACGTTTTCGGCGAGAAAACCTTCGTGATCCCAGTTAAACACAAAACACCTAAAGAGAAAGCTATATCTAACAGCGTGGGGCCCTTACTTGAGAAATACACTCAGAACTACAGTATTGAGGCTGACGGCGACACCCTAACCATACATGTTCCCAGAGAATTCTACCAAGTAGTCTCAAGAAAATGCCAAAAGAAGCTTGAGAGAATAGGTAGGAAAGCCGGCTTCACAAAAATATCCATAGAGATAACATGA
- a CDS encoding mechanosensitive ion channel family protein, whose product MGAKSKVKGVSPPSSFRAKGLKTLFYIIFLSILLSLINFFFGWTSRESIPSILQPYSDIVLAVNPYLVYVQSALVLAIGYLIVNSFSNAVYHYMRRLTDQSSAATVKTVVWALGIAVLLAIVTSILSAGPWAAITIGSFGGLIAGFATQSVLSHFVAGIFLILTRPFKFGDMITVAGQTGIVKEMRLMHLTLETKDGSTEILIPNGMVFTQIILKRKIVEGSAQLHELREEIEAVKKITELKQ is encoded by the coding sequence TTGGGTGCTAAAAGCAAAGTTAAGGGCGTTAGTCCACCCTCAAGCTTTAGGGCTAAGGGGTTAAAAACACTATTTTACATAATTTTCCTGTCTATATTGTTGTCGCTCATAAACTTCTTCTTTGGATGGACATCTAGAGAATCTATCCCATCCATTTTACAGCCATACAGCGACATAGTATTGGCGGTTAACCCCTATTTAGTGTACGTTCAATCCGCGCTGGTTCTAGCGATAGGATACCTGATCGTCAACTCCTTCAGCAACGCCGTCTACCACTACATGCGTAGACTAACGGATCAATCATCCGCCGCAACCGTTAAGACAGTTGTTTGGGCGCTCGGGATCGCGGTACTCCTCGCAATAGTTACATCGATACTTAGCGCTGGGCCGTGGGCCGCTATAACGATCGGCTCTTTTGGAGGCTTGATTGCCGGCTTCGCAACGCAATCGGTTCTCTCACACTTCGTTGCGGGCATATTTCTTATATTGACGCGGCCATTCAAGTTTGGCGACATGATAACCGTAGCCGGGCAGACCGGGATTGTTAAGGAGATGAGGCTAATGCATTTAACTCTGGAGACGAAGGATGGTTCGACGGAGATACTCATACCTAACGGAATGGTCTTCACACAAATAATCTTAAAGAGAAAAATAGTTGAGGGTTCAGCGCAACTACACGAGTTAAGAGAGGAGATAGAGGCTGTCAAAAAAATAACCGAGTTAAAGCAGTGA
- the hycI gene encoding hydrogenase maturation peptidase HycI, which yields MFKSNLREELKAWLRGYSRLAILGVGNTLRGDDALGPEFINRLRGKLPKNVKLIDGGVAPENFIGHIRRFKPTHVLLIDAASFGGKPGEIRLIPPEHISGVALSTHSIPLHILADLIGRCVGAKVMLLGVEPKSLNLGENVSPEVRESVELGSKILIEVVNSAWKNG from the coding sequence ATGTTTAAATCAAATTTAAGAGAAGAGCTTAAGGCTTGGCTGAGAGGCTACTCCAGACTCGCAATACTAGGTGTCGGCAACACCCTCAGAGGGGACGACGCCTTAGGCCCTGAGTTTATAAATAGGCTTAGGGGAAAACTGCCTAAAAACGTTAAGCTCATAGATGGCGGCGTGGCCCCAGAAAACTTCATTGGGCATATAAGGCGGTTTAAGCCCACACATGTTCTTCTCATCGATGCCGCGAGCTTCGGCGGAAAACCCGGCGAAATTAGGCTTATCCCACCGGAGCATATATCCGGCGTAGCGTTATCGACACATAGCATACCGCTACACATTCTAGCTGATCTTATAGGTAGGTGTGTGGGCGCAAAGGTCATGCTCCTAGGCGTGGAGCCAAAAAGCCTTAATCTAGGAGAAAATGTAAGCCCGGAAGTTAGAGAATCGGTTGAGCTGGGGTCGAAAATTCTCATAGAGGTTGTAAACAGCGCATGGAAAAATGGATAA
- a CDS encoding 4Fe-4S dicluster domain-containing protein, which translates to MSEDEGARPSKIDPKFRYEVARMPGGKSILQCFQCGTCTSDCPVARFNEKYRPRYIIRMAQLGLRERVLNSDFLWLCASCFTCTDRCPQGVEVASVIRTLKNMAAMEGRIPQVFKDILGTLLKTGYIYEIPESRIKRREALGLPPLPKANIESLARTFGSMNIKAFLEGEDPSKKIREVKLWA; encoded by the coding sequence TTGTCCGAGGATGAGGGGGCAAGGCCTTCTAAAATAGACCCGAAATTTAGGTATGAAGTTGCTAGGATGCCTGGCGGAAAAAGCATTCTTCAATGCTTTCAGTGTGGGACATGTACCTCAGACTGCCCTGTCGCAAGGTTCAATGAAAAATATAGGCCTCGATATATCATCCGCATGGCGCAGCTGGGTTTAAGAGAAAGGGTTTTAAATAGCGATTTTCTCTGGCTATGTGCCTCATGCTTCACATGCACAGACCGCTGCCCACAAGGCGTTGAGGTTGCGAGCGTGATAAGAACCCTGAAGAATATGGCTGCCATGGAGGGGCGAATACCTCAGGTCTTTAAGGATATTCTGGGGACGCTCCTTAAAACCGGCTACATTTATGAGATACCGGAGTCTAGGATTAAGAGGCGGGAGGCTCTCGGTCTCCCGCCTCTTCCCAAAGCGAACATTGAGAGCTTAGCGAGAACCTTCGGGAGTATGAACATTAAAGCCTTCCTTGAGGGTGAGGATCCTTCCAAGAAAATCCGGGAGGTTAAGTTATGGGCGTAG
- a CDS encoding CoB--CoM heterodisulfide reductase iron-sulfur subunit B family protein, with the protein MGVAPKYLLFLGCAIPYRVLSFEVSARRVLGKLGVELVEMPEFNCCGLPLEPLSHELTLMLSARNLAVAERVGLNILTLCPGCAGTLKKTNRALKEEKALREEVNKRLSEVGLEFKGSIDVKHISQALIEDIGLANIKKAIVRPLKGLKVAEHSGCHLSRPKKYIEFEDPENPKALKMLIEATGAKCVEYKGETECCGSTIAAIDDKVSLSLVREKLLNVKEAGADALITVCPACHVMYDANQIRVERMFGEKYEVPVLHYTQLLGLAMGMSPEELGFDELRVKPLKMLEKIQVIK; encoded by the coding sequence ATGGGCGTAGCGCCTAAATACCTGCTTTTCCTTGGCTGCGCCATCCCCTATAGGGTTCTGTCTTTCGAGGTTTCCGCGAGGAGAGTTTTAGGTAAGCTGGGTGTGGAGCTCGTTGAGATGCCTGAATTCAATTGCTGCGGTCTTCCGCTCGAACCCCTAAGCCATGAGCTCACACTTATGCTTTCAGCGAGAAACCTCGCCGTAGCTGAACGGGTTGGCCTAAACATTTTAACCTTATGCCCGGGATGCGCCGGCACTCTGAAGAAGACTAATAGGGCGCTTAAGGAGGAGAAGGCGCTTAGGGAGGAGGTTAATAAGCGTTTAAGCGAGGTTGGATTAGAGTTTAAGGGGAGCATAGATGTTAAACATATATCTCAGGCCCTAATCGAGGACATAGGCCTAGCCAATATTAAGAAGGCTATTGTAAGGCCGCTTAAGGGGCTTAAGGTCGCGGAGCATAGTGGATGCCATCTCTCGAGGCCTAAAAAATACATTGAGTTTGAGGATCCCGAGAACCCGAAGGCCCTTAAGATGCTCATCGAGGCTACTGGGGCTAAATGTGTTGAGTATAAGGGTGAGACGGAGTGCTGCGGCTCAACTATAGCGGCCATAGACGATAAGGTTTCGCTCTCACTAGTTAGGGAGAAGCTCCTCAATGTTAAAGAGGCCGGGGCAGACGCGCTGATAACGGTGTGTCCAGCCTGCCATGTGATGTATGACGCGAACCAGATACGCGTTGAGAGGATGTTCGGCGAAAAATATGAGGTGCCGGTGCTGCATTACACGCAGCTTCTGGGCTTAGCTATGGGCATGAGCCCAGAGGAGCTGGGCTTCGATGAACTGCGCGTAAAACCGTTAAAGATGCTGGAGAAAATTCAGGTGATAAAATAA